The following coding sequences are from one Streptococcus sp. NPS 308 window:
- a CDS encoding HAD-IA family hydrolase, which yields MPSISAIFFDLDGTLVDSSIGIHNAFTHTFKELGVPSPDAKTIRGFMGPPLESSFATCLPKEQISEAVQIYRSYYKKKGIHEAQLFPRMTELLQELSQNYPLYITTTKNTPTAHDMTKNLGIHHFFDGIYGSSPETPHKADVIRYALQMHQLPADQVLIIGDTKFDMIGAQETGIKKFAVTWGFGEEADLLSYQPDWIAHTIDDIINQL from the coding sequence ATGCCCTCTATCTCAGCTATCTTTTTTGATCTAGACGGAACCCTGGTTGACAGTTCCATCGGGATCCACAATGCTTTTACCCATACCTTTAAAGAGCTAGGAGTGCCTAGCCCTGATGCCAAAACTATTCGTGGTTTTATGGGTCCGCCTCTTGAAAGTAGTTTTGCGACCTGCCTTCCCAAGGAACAAATCTCAGAAGCTGTTCAAATCTACCGTTCTTACTACAAGAAAAAAGGAATCCACGAAGCGCAGCTTTTCCCCCGAATGACGGAATTGCTCCAAGAACTCTCTCAAAACTACCCTCTCTATATCACTACAACAAAGAATACTCCTACTGCTCATGATATGACTAAAAATCTGGGAATCCATCATTTCTTTGATGGCATTTACGGCTCTAGTCCTGAAACGCCGCACAAGGCGGATGTCATCCGTTATGCCTTGCAGATGCATCAACTGCCCGCAGACCAAGTCCTCATCATCGGAGACACCAAGTTTGATATGATCGGAGCCCAAGAAACTGGCATTAAAAAGTTCGCTGTTACTTGGGGATTTGGAGAGGAGGCTGATTTACTCAGCTATCAACCTGACTGGATTGCCCATACCATTGACGATATCATTAACCAGCTATAA
- a CDS encoding DUF805 domain-containing protein, translating into MLNAYKNFWKGYLNFSGHSTRPEFWWVWLLNMVIFFPVYYSLFTGLEFDNPIINIALFSMYIILLLVEFVPLLALIVRRLRDVGIHWAYIFIVFVPLGALTLLIMLAMPSQRFEEKVIKNSEKNEENKKDSQFEDMVRKY; encoded by the coding sequence ATGCTGAATGCTTATAAAAATTTTTGGAAGGGGTATTTAAATTTTTCTGGTCATTCTACACGTCCAGAGTTTTGGTGGGTTTGGCTGCTAAATATGGTGATTTTCTTTCCCGTCTACTACTCGCTGTTCACTGGATTAGAATTTGACAACCCCATCATCAATATAGCGCTTTTCAGTATGTATATTATTTTGTTGCTAGTTGAGTTTGTTCCTCTACTAGCACTGATAGTACGTCGCTTACGAGATGTGGGTATCCATTGGGCCTATATCTTTATTGTATTTGTCCCTTTGGGTGCATTAACACTGTTAATTATGCTCGCTATGCCCAGTCAACGCTTTGAAGAAAAAGTAATAAAAAATAGTGAAAAAAATGAAGAGAATAAGAAAGACTCTCAGTTTGAAGACATGGTACGAAAATATTAA